The following are encoded together in the Mycteria americana isolate JAX WOST 10 ecotype Jacksonville Zoo and Gardens chromosome 2, USCA_MyAme_1.0, whole genome shotgun sequence genome:
- the RP9 gene encoding retinitis pigmentosa 9 protein, translating into MSHRARRGQEEEERTEEEAARGSQARPKSHPESAASGGRTQDRHERKRKRQEAQQLQKLQHLESFYEKPPPGLIKENETKPEDCIPDVPGNESAREFLAHAPTKGLWMPLGKEVKVMQCWRCKRYGHRTGDKECPFFIKGNQKLEQFRVAHEDPMYDIIRENKRHEKEMRIQQLKQLLEDSTSEDDDDNSDDSDEDDEDGSSSTSSECRDKHKKKKRKKEKKKKEKKKKKKRKRKSSKSNEKSESD; encoded by the exons ATGTCCCACAGGGCGcgaagggggcaggaggaggaggagaggacggAGGAGGAAGCGGCGAGGGGCAGCCAGGCGCGGCCCAAAAGCCATCCGGAGTCCGCGGCGAGTGGCGGCAGGACTCAGGACCGGCATGAGAGGAAACGGAAGAGGCAGGAGGCGCAGCAGCTCCAGAAGCTCCAGCACTTGGAGTCCTT CTATGAGAAACCTCCCCCAGGGCTAATTAAG gagaatgaaacaaaaccagaagactgCATACCTGATGTGCCAGGCAATGAAAGTGCACGAGAATTCCTGGCCCATGCCCCGACAAAAGGGCTTTGGATGCCCTTGGGAAAAGAAGTCAAAGTCATGCAGT gttggaGGTGTAAACGTTATGGACACAGAACAGGAGATAAAGAATGCCCATTCTTTATTAAAGGCAATCAGAAATTGGAACAATTTAGAGTA GCACATGAAGATCCAATGTACGATATAATAAGGGAAAATAAAcgtcatgaaaaagaaatgag GATACAGCAACTGAAGCAGCTCCTGGAGGACTCTACCtcagaagatgatgatgataacaGTGATGACAGTGATGAGGATGATGAAGATGGCAGCAGCTCCACTTCCTCAGAATGTAGagataaacacaagaaaaaaaagagaaagaaggaaaagaaaaaaaaagaaaagaagaagaagaaaaaaagaaagcgtAAGTCATCTAAATCTAATGAGAAGTCGGAATCTGATTGA
- the LOC142405682 gene encoding uncharacterized protein LOC142405682: protein MNTASTSESGSYSTNHTRPFFYAQPTAQQPFPSPWYLSHAYSPYCVPAPGFRSGNPYFPFYSVALHEYPGFFVPQHPMHARINRRPYFNAPPPSPMFYHATRFRHYSTPGKKMETKETQTDPRQPENKQKKHQDIHTETKGCDAGNTACVSSGIGTETETTSEKQDSSGSSILVDREFHNKSPSSSTQYRNLPTGSYAFEKEEVRIEYGNGSPAIQLWKSFKETIPLYDVASGKPVSENIVQRDLFSVSSCEGMIYGPHEGEKMVPGAYLDERKAVLSSKQGVETVQENEVQNNEVKLDAEKQVNTSQWAKSPPGETMAVQITELARSVSIDQPVVRQDVVVAKKSSSKKSTGSKASQEEPSFSQQAGLLPSSMEVMSDLSFQQKKLNLSHSATNESQTDKSIWCDESIEKYVPSNSWLACLDSMDTNYNYDVCLPQRKRQSVLSLSSDDMSSREEGSSIDNAPVSYFVPDYVLQNSMYTFQRSTEGIEKEQIKSGGSLNEDEVVGREQMNSLNDQDVKNSSTMKIKEASSKGRKLGALPRSSSRKKINSLKKKAAKSLSEVEDSEEYSVRGEDEDEDGEDEEDDDDDVDEMEYFFQEATPYGILTPSKGSFYQVGQRVLWKPPKNAIPAQLISWPAQGKIKTRSGLGENIGVVYKPKEKEQEVVYSDYGYYGRKMPMARRGGLEHQRTLRKFLGGRLLRENMGIPPEEYWIRSGAKPKFTSQIHGSVSPPAISKEQGCPPLVKPKKKRICKPPSKRRDTRCEVEEVWEIPKSSVRKGCGTRKYLYKRR, encoded by the exons ACAGTCCGTACTGTGTACCTGCTCCAG GCTTCCGAAGTGGAAAtccatattttccattttattctgttGCGCTCCATGAGTACCCTGGATTTTTTGTTCCACAGCATCCAATGCATGCAAGAATTAACAGAAGGCCTTATTTTAATGCTCCCCCACCTTCCCCTATGTTTTATCATGCAACAAGATTTAGACACTATAGTAcccctgggaaaaaaatggagacaaaagaaacacagactgATCCTAGACAgcctgaaaacaagcaaaaaaagcatcaagataTCCATACAGAAACGAAAGGTTGTGATGCAGGAAATACAGCCTGTGTTTCTTCTGGTATAGGTACAGAGACTGAAACTACTTCAGAGAAACAAGATTCATCTGGATCTTCCATTTTGGTAGACAGAGAGTTTCATAACAAGAGCCCTTCTAGCTCTACACAGTATAGAAATCTTCCTACTGGAAGCTATGcctttgagaaggaagaagtgagGATAGAATATGGAAATGGCTCTCCAGCTATTCAACTGTGGAAGTCCTTTAAAGAAACTATCCCTTTGTATGATGTGGCAAGTGGTAAACCAGTCTCAGAAAATATAGTGCAGCGTGACTTATTTTCTGTTAGCTCATGTGAAGGAATGATATATGGCCCTCATGAAGGGGAGAAAATGGTGCCAGGTGCTTACTTAGATGAGAGAAAAGCTGTTCTCTCCTCAAAACAGGGTGTTGAAACTGTGCAAGAAAATGAGGTCCAAAATAATGAAGTGAAGCTGGATGCAGAAAAGCAGGTGAATACAAGTCAATGGGCAAAATCCCCCCCAGGTGAAACCATGGCAGTGCAAATAACAGAGTTGGCAAGATCTGTTAGCATAGATCAACCAGTGGTAAGACAGGATGTTGTAGTAGCTAAGAAATCTAGCTCTAAAAAATCTACAGGCTCAAAAGCTTCTCAGGAAGAGCCGAGCTTTAGTCAACAAGCAGGACTACTTCCATCTAGTATGGAGGTAATGAGTGATTTgagttttcagcagaaaaagctgaATCTAAGCCACAGCGCAACCAATGAAAGTCAAACAGATAAAAGTATTTGGTGTGACGAATCAATTGAGAAGTATGTTCCCTCTAACAGTTGGCTGGCTTGTTTGGACAGTATGGACACAAACTACAACTATGATGTTTGTTTGCCACAAAGGAAACGTCAAAGTGTACTCAGTCTGTCTTCTGATGATATGTCCTCTAGAGAGGAAGGCTCATCAATTGATAATGCCCCAGTGTCTTATTTTGTCCCTGACTATGTGCTTCAGAATAGCATGTACACTTTCCAGAGAAGTACAGAGGGCATAGAGAAAGAGCAAATTAAAAGCGGTGGGTCCCTTAATGAAGATGAAGTGGTAGGAAGGGAGCAGATGAACAGCTTGAATGACCAAGATGTCAAAAACTCTTCAACCATGAAGATTAAAGAGGCTTCCAGTAAAGGTAGAAAGCTGGGAGCCCTTCCCAGATCTTCTAGTcggaaaaaaatcaattctctCAAGAAAAAAGCAGCTAAGAGTTTGTCAGAAGTTGAGGACTCCGAAGAATACTCTGTGAGGGgagaagatgaggatgaagatggagaggatgaggaggatgatgatgatgatgtggatgaaatggaatatttctttcaAGAAGCCACTCCATATGGAATCCTGACACCTAGTAAAGGAAGCTTCTACCAAGTTGGCCAGAGGGTGCTTTGGAAACCACCTAAAAATGCTATACCAGCTCAGTTAATTAGCTGGCCTGCTCAAGGGAAAATCAAAACTAGGAGTGGGCTTGGTGAAAACATTGGTGTAGTTTACAAGccaaaggagaaagaacaagaagTTGTATACAGTGACTATGGGTATTATGGAAGAAAGATGCCTATGGCAAGAAGAGGAGGACTTGAACACCAGAGAACACTACGGAAATTCTTGGGAG GAAGGCTGTTAAGGGAGAACATGGGGATACCACCTGAAGAGTATTGGATTAGAAGTGGTGCTAAACCCAAATTTACCAGCCAAATACATGGTAGTGTCTCACCCCCAGCCATAAGCAAAGAACAAG GGTGCCCACCTTTGGTtaaaccaaagaagaaaagaatatgcAAGCCACCATCAAAACGCAGAGACACAAGATGTGAGGTGGAAGAAGTGTGGGAGATACCTAAAAGCAGTGTACGCAAAG ggtGTGGAACAAGAAAGTACCTCTATAAGAGAAGATGA